The stretch of DNA TGCCCAAGCTCATCTATCTCCAGGGCCTGTCGTGCACCGGCTGCTCCATCTCCCTGCTCCAGGCCCAGTCGCCGTCGCCGCTCAGCCTCATCACCGACTACTCGCAGCTGGTGTTCCACGCCGACCTTTCCGCCGCCTCCGGTCATCTGGCCATGGAGGTCATCGAGCGCCATCTGAGCGGCAAGGCCGGGGACTATGTCCTGGCTCTGGAAGGGGCGATCCCGGACGGCATGCCCCTGGCTTGCACCATCGGGGAGAAGACCCTGGCCCAGCTCTTGGAGGCCGCGGCCACCACCATGAGCGCTGCGGTGGCGGTGGGGGCCTGCGCCTCCTATGGCGGCATCCCGGCGGCCGAGGGCAATCTCACCGGCGCCGTGGGCCTCCGGGAGTTCTTCCGTCGCCGGCAGATCGACAAGCTGGTCATCGATATCCCCGGCTGCTCGGTGCATCCGGACTGGGTCTGGCACTCGGTCATCCATCTGGTCAAGGTGGGGCTGCCGGCCCTGGAGGAGAACCGGCCGGCGCTTTTCTTCTCCCGCAAGGTCCACGAGACCTGCCCCCGCTACCACGATTTCCAGCAGGAGATCTTTGCCACGCGCCTGGGGGATCCGGGCTGCCTGTTCAAGCTCGGCTGCCTGGGGCCGGAGACCAAGGCTGACTGCGCCAACCGCTGGTGGAACGGCGGCCAGACCTGGTGCATCGACGCCAACGCCCCGTGCATCGGCTGCGCCTCGCCCGATTTCGCCCTCCGGCGGCAGTTTCCCTTCTACCGGCTCGGCGAGCGAGCGCTTTCCAGGAAAGGGTGAATCCCATGGCCAGCTCTTCCCTCTCCCGCTTTTCGGTGGCTACCCGCACGGTGGGGGCCATTTTTCTGGTCCTGGCCCTCTCCCTTGCCCTCTCCGCGGTGCTGGTGATCGGCTTCGCCACCGCCGAGATGGAACGGGGCTACCTGCAATCGGTGGCCAACCTCGCCCATTCCCTGGAGCAGGGCACGGCCGACTCCCTGGAG from Thermodesulfobacteriota bacterium encodes:
- a CDS encoding hydrogenase small subunit produces the protein MLNRRTFLKIAASLSAAFALPALPEPVAAALQAVDPRAVPKLIYLQGLSCTGCSISLLQAQSPSPLSLITDYSQLVFHADLSAASGHLAMEVIERHLSGKAGDYVLALEGAIPDGMPLACTIGEKTLAQLLEAAATTMSAAVAVGACASYGGIPAAEGNLTGAVGLREFFRRRQIDKLVIDIPGCSVHPDWVWHSVIHLVKVGLPALEENRPALFFSRKVHETCPRYHDFQQEIFATRLGDPGCLFKLGCLGPETKADCANRWWNGGQTWCIDANAPCIGCASPDFALRRQFPFYRLGERALSRKG